The Euleptes europaea isolate rEulEur1 chromosome 2, rEulEur1.hap1, whole genome shotgun sequence genome has a segment encoding these proteins:
- the LOC130473300 gene encoding 60S ribosomal protein L10a-like: MLLHREITCLTNVCALQIHSSKVSRDTLYEAVREVLQGSQTKTRKFLETVELQISLKNYDPQKDKRFSGTVRLKSAPRPKFSICLLGDQQHCDEAKAVDIPHMDIDALKKLNKNKKLVKKLAKKYDAFLASESLIKQIPRILGPGLNKAGKFPSLLTHNENMVAKVDEVKSTIKFQMKKVLCLAVGVGHVKMAEDELVYNIHLAINFLVSLLKKNWQNVRALYIKSTMGKPQRLY, encoded by the exons ATGCTGTTGCATAGGGAAATTACTTGCCTGACTAACGTATGTGCTCTTCAAATCCACAGCAGCAAGGTTTCTCGTGACACTCTTTATGAAGCAGTACGAGAAGTCCTTCAGGGAAGTCAGACAAAAACACGCAA GTTCTTGGAAACTGTGGAGTTGCAGATCAGTCTGAAAAACTATGACCCACAGAAGGACAAGCGTTTTTCTGGCACTGTCAG GCTCAAGTCTGCTCCCCGGCCTAAATTCTCTATCTGTTTGCTGGGGGACCAGCAGCACTGTGATGAGGCCAAAGCAGTGGACATCCCTCACATGGACATAGATGCTTTGAAGAAACTCAATAAGAACAAGAAACTAGTGAAGAAACTGG CAAAGAAGTATGATGCTTTCTTGGCCTCAGAGTCCCTGATCAAGCAGATTCCTCGAATCCTGGGACCAGGCCTGAACAAAGCTGGCAAGTTTCCTTCTCTTCTCACTCACAATGAGAACATGGTGGCCAAAGTTGATGAGGTCAAGTCCACTATCAAGTTTCAGATGAAAAAG GTGCTCTGCCTGGCTGTAGGTGTTGGCCATGTGAAAATGGCAGAAGATGAATTAGTGTACAACATTCACTTGGCTATCAATTTCCTTGTGTCATTGCTCAAGAAAAACTGGCAAAATGTACGTGCCTTGTATATCAAGAGCACCATGGGGAAGCCCCAGAGGCTTTACTAA